One region of Chlorobiota bacterium genomic DNA includes:
- a CDS encoding SLBB domain-containing protein, translating to MLVPHVRIVPSILHAVLVLMLLAVGVATLLAQPKPVTGEQSASSGSDESPFGKMEAGKVVDLKEVLPIERQINPASYRLGPTDQLMLSIPGFEQANGGQFPLAVGMDNTVLLPRGLPLVDVRGMTLLGFRQTVDSLFRARGGRVYQSGVAVALLSPRAIYVRVSGDVPSPGPYVLSAADRASTAIGAANRLPKDLPDKQKGELERVEYQRNQSGIGTRDIGYTLSGNRIVRRLVIRHNDGTSDYADLARYRAFGNDSDNPTLREGDEVVVEKTSPFDPTIAIAGAVNATSEVPYRQGDNALMLLRLASGVREDADLDGAYIARYSAAGTERVPLNIRDTAALASQMLSPGDQIVIPRQAATRATIRTGFVTVEGEVMNPAVYPVVNGQTKLSEVIAAAGGMTPNASLSGAHIIRGLDPNKYRTKPLLSDPIAGMANSTLNLEDSTRFKFDNELQENRVSVDFVELFAKGNQQQDVTLLGGDEIIIPRDPGGVYVYGRVQRPGWVAIKEGVENEYYVKAAGGYTEAANADRVIVEKYGTGVWEDICCTQITSGDRIYVPGDRDTPARTSLEIAGTIIGITSGILLIANTVINIIDALTKKE from the coding sequence ATGCTGGTCCCACACGTTCGCATCGTTCCTTCTATTCTCCACGCGGTTCTTGTCTTGATGCTGCTTGCCGTTGGCGTTGCCACGTTGCTGGCCCAACCGAAGCCGGTCACGGGTGAGCAAAGCGCGTCGTCCGGCAGCGATGAATCGCCGTTTGGGAAAATGGAGGCTGGGAAGGTCGTTGATTTGAAAGAGGTGCTTCCCATCGAGCGGCAGATCAATCCGGCAAGCTACCGGCTTGGTCCCACCGATCAACTGATGCTCTCAATCCCCGGATTCGAGCAAGCCAATGGCGGGCAGTTTCCGCTGGCGGTTGGGATGGACAACACCGTGCTGCTGCCGCGCGGCCTTCCGTTAGTGGATGTTCGCGGCATGACGCTGCTTGGCTTCCGCCAAACGGTGGATTCGCTGTTCCGTGCACGCGGCGGAAGGGTCTATCAAAGCGGCGTGGCGGTGGCGTTGCTAAGCCCCCGCGCCATTTACGTGCGGGTCAGCGGCGACGTTCCTTCGCCGGGGCCGTACGTGCTTAGCGCGGCGGATCGTGCAAGCACCGCAATCGGTGCGGCCAACCGGCTGCCGAAGGACCTCCCCGACAAACAAAAAGGGGAGCTTGAGCGGGTGGAATATCAGCGCAACCAAAGCGGCATTGGGACCCGCGACATCGGCTACACGTTAAGCGGGAACCGCATCGTCCGCCGCCTTGTGATCCGCCACAACGACGGAACCAGCGACTACGCGGACCTTGCCCGCTACCGCGCATTTGGCAACGACTCCGACAATCCAACCCTTCGCGAAGGGGATGAAGTGGTGGTGGAAAAAACATCACCGTTCGACCCCACCATCGCGATTGCTGGCGCGGTAAACGCCACCAGCGAGGTTCCCTATCGCCAGGGGGATAACGCCTTGATGCTGCTGCGGCTTGCCAGCGGCGTGCGCGAAGATGCCGACCTTGACGGAGCTTACATTGCCCGATACTCTGCCGCCGGCACCGAGCGGGTTCCGCTGAACATTCGCGACACGGCGGCGCTGGCTTCGCAGATGCTTTCCCCGGGCGATCAGATTGTGATTCCACGGCAAGCCGCCACGCGGGCCACGATCCGCACAGGCTTTGTGACGGTGGAAGGGGAGGTGATGAACCCGGCGGTCTATCCGGTGGTCAACGGCCAGACGAAACTCTCGGAAGTGATTGCCGCCGCTGGCGGAATGACCCCCAACGCCTCGCTTTCCGGTGCCCACATCATTCGCGGCCTGGACCCGAACAAGTACCGCACAAAACCACTGCTGTCGGACCCGATTGCCGGCATGGCCAATAGCACCCTGAACCTGGAAGACTCTACCCGTTTTAAGTTCGATAACGAGCTTCAGGAGAACCGCGTCTCGGTAGATTTTGTTGAACTGTTCGCCAAAGGAAACCAGCAGCAAGATGTCACCCTGCTGGGGGGTGATGAGATCATCATCCCGCGCGACCCGGGCGGGGTGTACGTTTATGGCCGCGTGCAACGGCCAGGCTGGGTGGCGATAAAAGAGGGGGTGGAGAACGAGTACTACGTGAAAGCCGCCGGCGGCTACACCGAGGCCGCAAACGCCGACCGCGTGATTGTGGAGAAGTACGGAACCGGAGTGTGGGAAGATATCTGCTGCACCCAGATCACCTCCGGCGACCGCATCTACGTCCCGGGCGACCGCGACACCCCAGCGCGAACGTCGCTGGAAATTGCCGGAACAATCATCGGCATCACCTCGGGCATTCTGTTGATTGCCAACACCGTCATCAACATCATTGATGCGCTCACCAAGAAGGAGTAA
- the wecB gene encoding UDP-N-acetylglucosamine 2-epimerase (non-hydrolyzing), with product MTIISVVGARPNFMKAAPVKHAFDRVDGVRHLLVHTGQHYDPNMSDVFFNDLGMGKPDLFLGVGSGSHAEQTARVMVEFEKVCIAERPAIVIVYGDVNSTMAAAIVAKKLHIPVAHVESGLRSFDRGMPEEINRIVTDSITDLFFVTEESGRQNLLLDGVRPQQIHLVGNTMIDSLARLTEGLAAAEAGAEGSTPGDYIVLTLHRPSNVDDPAALAQLIEAIEEGAGGCAIRFPVHPRTESVLQSGLRQPMVESGRWELLPPAGYRQFIQMVMNARAVVTDSGGIQEETTWLGVPCVTLRPSTERPSTVELGTNNLVGVAPLAVREGVRRAVAGSGRIRHTVPPLWDGHAAQRIVRTVLQFLQ from the coding sequence ATGACGATTATCTCGGTGGTGGGCGCACGCCCAAATTTTATGAAAGCCGCGCCAGTGAAACACGCCTTCGACCGCGTTGATGGCGTTCGGCATCTGCTGGTCCACACGGGCCAGCATTACGACCCCAATATGTCCGATGTCTTCTTCAACGACCTGGGCATGGGGAAGCCAGACCTGTTCCTCGGCGTGGGGTCGGGAAGCCATGCCGAGCAGACGGCGCGGGTGATGGTGGAGTTCGAAAAAGTCTGCATTGCCGAACGCCCCGCAATCGTGATCGTTTATGGCGATGTCAACTCCACAATGGCCGCGGCGATTGTGGCAAAAAAACTCCATATCCCGGTGGCTCACGTCGAGTCAGGCCTGCGGAGTTTTGACCGGGGGATGCCGGAGGAGATCAACCGGATTGTCACCGACTCCATCACCGATCTCTTCTTTGTCACCGAGGAGAGCGGTCGCCAGAACCTTCTGCTTGATGGCGTTCGTCCCCAGCAAATTCATCTGGTGGGGAACACCATGATTGATTCCCTTGCACGCCTAACCGAAGGACTTGCAGCGGCAGAGGCCGGGGCCGAGGGAAGCACCCCAGGCGATTACATCGTCCTGACGCTTCACCGCCCAAGCAACGTTGACGACCCCGCCGCGCTTGCCCAGTTGATTGAAGCGATTGAGGAAGGGGCGGGGGGATGCGCCATTCGCTTCCCGGTTCACCCGCGGACCGAGTCGGTGCTGCAGTCCGGGCTTCGCCAGCCGATGGTTGAGAGCGGGCGTTGGGAGCTGCTTCCGCCGGCGGGGTATCGCCAGTTCATTCAGATGGTGATGAACGCCCGCGCCGTTGTCACCGATTCCGGCGGCATCCAGGAAGAAACAACGTGGCTTGGGGTTCCATGCGTCACGCTGCGCCCCTCCACCGAACGCCCTTCCACCGTTGAGCTTGGCACCAATAACCTTGTGGGCGTTGCCCCGCTTGCCGTCCGCGAAGGGGTTCGGCGTGCGGTTGCGGGGTCTGGCCGCATTCGGCACACGGTACCGCCGTTGTGGGATGGCCACGCCGCCCAGCGGATCGTCCGCACGGTCCTTCAGTTCCTTCAGTAA
- a CDS encoding nucleotide sugar dehydrogenase, translated as MSLLEQINQKQFSVAVIGLGYVGLPLAVEFANAGIPTLGIDVDPEKIATLNRGENYIQDLDTAVVGAVLQNGTLRASTDETLLSNYDIIYICVPTPFSANKDPDISYVLQAAESVQRNLRAGQCIILKSTTFPNTTEGHVQPILERGGMKVGTDFHLAFSPERIDPGNKTWHTANTPIVVGGVTEECTRIAAAANRVIIEKVVEVSSPKVAEMEKLLENIFRSVNIALVNELAQLCDRMGGVNIWEVVEAAATKPFGFMPFFPGPGIGGHCILIDPYYLSWQAREYDFVTNFITLAAEVNESMPFYVQRMVIRQIANSTVRLQDAKILICGVAFKRDVDDLRHSPALRVMELLQQDGAANLRYVDPYIPTVDVHGTVLHAQPYSDQLVAESDVVVITTDHTNFDYEAIVRNARVVIDTRNATKHVREGREKIHLLGSGNG; from the coding sequence ATGAGCCTTCTTGAACAGATCAACCAAAAACAGTTTTCCGTTGCCGTGATCGGCTTGGGGTACGTTGGGCTTCCCCTTGCGGTGGAGTTTGCCAACGCCGGAATCCCAACGCTTGGGATTGACGTTGACCCCGAAAAAATCGCCACCCTGAACCGTGGCGAAAACTACATCCAGGACCTTGACACGGCGGTGGTGGGCGCGGTGCTGCAAAACGGGACCTTGCGCGCCAGCACCGACGAAACGCTCCTTTCCAACTACGACATCATCTACATCTGCGTCCCAACCCCTTTCTCGGCCAACAAGGACCCCGACATCTCCTACGTCCTGCAGGCCGCCGAATCTGTCCAGCGGAATTTGCGGGCCGGGCAGTGCATCATCCTGAAAAGCACAACCTTCCCGAACACCACCGAAGGCCACGTCCAGCCGATTCTGGAACGGGGCGGAATGAAGGTCGGAACCGATTTCCACCTTGCCTTCTCCCCCGAACGGATTGACCCCGGGAACAAAACGTGGCACACCGCCAACACCCCAATCGTGGTGGGGGGCGTAACCGAAGAATGCACCCGCATTGCCGCCGCCGCAAACCGCGTCATCATCGAAAAAGTGGTGGAGGTTAGCTCCCCAAAAGTTGCCGAGATGGAGAAGCTGCTGGAGAATATCTTCCGCTCGGTGAACATCGCTTTGGTGAACGAACTTGCGCAGCTGTGCGACCGGATGGGAGGGGTGAATATCTGGGAAGTGGTGGAAGCCGCCGCAACCAAGCCGTTTGGGTTCATGCCCTTTTTCCCGGGTCCGGGAATCGGCGGCCACTGCATCTTGATTGACCCCTACTACCTTAGCTGGCAAGCGCGGGAATACGACTTCGTCACCAACTTCATCACCCTTGCTGCCGAGGTGAACGAGTCCATGCCGTTCTACGTGCAGCGGATGGTGATTCGCCAGATTGCTAACTCCACCGTGCGGCTGCAGGATGCCAAAATCTTGATCTGCGGCGTGGCCTTCAAGCGCGACGTTGACGACCTTCGCCACAGCCCCGCGCTTCGGGTGATGGAGTTGTTGCAGCAGGACGGGGCCGCAAACCTTCGCTACGTGGACCCTTACATCCCCACCGTTGACGTTCACGGAACCGTGCTGCACGCGCAGCCCTATTCGGACCAGCTGGTTGCCGAAAGCGACGTGGTGGTGATCACCACGGATCACACCAACTTCGACTACGAAGCGATTGTCCGCAACGCCCGCGTGGTGATTGATACCCGCAACGCCACCAAACACGTCCGCGAAGGGCGGGAGAAGATTCACCTGCTGGGGAGCGGCAACGGATGA
- the uvrA gene encoding excinuclease ABC subunit UvrA → MAARKKPATTTPSDPSASSAAKKGTKKGAEKETTLPKKTTGKKKGEAVPPVPEAVAAAKPRVGRPKKKSTPEPSATTLAGPANAVASAGISLRYRALRGGNGQVARPERDQRPNRTLVIRNANVHNLRGVSLELPRNQLIVVTGVSGSGKSSLAFDTIYAEGQRRFVESLSSYARQFLARMPKPDVESITGLAPAIAIEQKTISKNPRSLVATTTEVYDFLRVFYARIGVTLCKTCNNPVRKDTPRTVQERLRQLPDGARLYVLFPLHSHDKQTVAQEFENLRQKGFFRVIIGDLTEIVDLNEGAPDRVEKDQVFVLADRLVKQDDPETMTRIADAVQTAFNEGDGRAVVAVLETGERLRFSTRYECATCSIRYEEPSPKLFSFNNPFGACPECQGFGRAVGIDMELVFPDPTKTIRQGAISPFTTPKHSEHFNKLLKVAPKSGLRLDVPIGQLSEKEWEMVMDGFDGYVGINGFFKMVDEQTYKMHYRVFLSRYRGYTTCPKCKGARLRTSAARVFIHGKSIPNLIAMTIQQANDWFAKLELTPYERDVADRLLSEIRGRLKLLDDVGLGYLRLDRLSHTLSGGESQRINLATSIGSKLVGAMYVLDEPSIGLHSRDTERLIRIMQSLRDLGNTVIVVEHDPDIIRAADVVVDIGPKAGEHGGKIMFQGSVPQLLQAKDSLTGAYLTGAKSVDLPKERRKPGKERIALRGASEHNLKNVDITFPLRTLTVVTGVSGSGKSTLVHELLYPALAHLKGETGKMPKRLAAIEGDQFVGGVEMVDQSPIGRTPRSNPVTYVKAFDAIRELYALTPGARLHGWKPGYFSFNVPGGRCETCQGEGVVKVEMQFLADLYLTCDTCKGRRFNKEILNATWRGKSIVDVLEMTVDEAIEHFRGERRVTGRLQALHDVGLGYIRLGQPATTLSGGEAQRVKLAANLVSPAHDHTLFILDEPTTGLHFDDIATLLRSFNALIDAGHSLIVIEHNLDVIRAADWVIDLGPEAGEAGGQVVAEGTPEQVAQSQKSHTGKFLRGVLGK, encoded by the coding sequence ATGGCGGCACGCAAAAAACCAGCAACCACAACACCTTCGGACCCTTCTGCCAGTAGCGCAGCAAAGAAGGGGACGAAGAAGGGAGCAGAGAAGGAAACCACCCTTCCTAAAAAAACGACCGGGAAGAAAAAGGGGGAAGCTGTTCCCCCCGTGCCGGAAGCTGTTGCCGCCGCCAAACCCCGTGTTGGCCGCCCGAAAAAGAAATCCACCCCGGAACCTTCGGCCACCACGCTTGCTGGCCCGGCCAACGCCGTGGCAAGTGCCGGAATCTCGCTCCGCTACCGCGCTTTGCGGGGGGGCAATGGCCAGGTTGCTCGCCCGGAGCGGGACCAGCGGCCGAACCGCACCCTTGTGATCCGCAACGCCAACGTCCACAATTTGCGTGGGGTGTCGCTGGAGCTTCCGCGCAACCAGTTGATTGTGGTGACGGGGGTTTCCGGATCGGGGAAATCATCGCTGGCGTTCGACACCATCTACGCCGAGGGGCAGCGGCGGTTTGTGGAATCCCTTTCCTCCTACGCCCGCCAGTTCCTTGCCCGGATGCCGAAGCCCGATGTGGAAAGCATCACGGGGCTTGCCCCGGCAATCGCCATCGAGCAGAAGACGATCAGCAAAAACCCCCGCTCGCTGGTGGCAACCACCACCGAGGTGTACGACTTTCTGCGGGTCTTCTACGCCCGCATCGGGGTGACGCTCTGCAAAACCTGCAACAACCCGGTCCGCAAGGATACGCCGCGGACGGTGCAGGAACGGCTGCGCCAGCTTCCCGACGGAGCGCGGCTGTACGTCCTGTTCCCGCTTCACTCCCACGACAAACAGACCGTGGCGCAGGAATTCGAGAACCTTCGGCAAAAAGGATTCTTCCGGGTAATCATTGGGGACTTGACCGAGATTGTTGATTTGAACGAGGGCGCGCCGGATCGCGTGGAGAAGGATCAAGTGTTTGTGCTGGCCGACCGATTGGTGAAGCAGGACGACCCAGAAACCATGACCCGCATTGCCGACGCGGTGCAAACGGCCTTCAACGAAGGGGACGGGCGCGCAGTGGTGGCGGTGCTGGAAACCGGCGAACGCCTTCGGTTCAGCACCCGCTACGAGTGCGCAACCTGCTCCATCCGCTACGAAGAACCCTCGCCGAAACTCTTCAGCTTCAACAACCCGTTTGGGGCCTGCCCCGAGTGCCAGGGGTTTGGGCGTGCGGTTGGGATTGACATGGAGCTTGTCTTCCCCGATCCAACCAAAACCATTCGCCAGGGGGCAATCTCTCCGTTCACCACCCCGAAGCATTCCGAGCATTTCAACAAGCTGCTGAAAGTTGCCCCGAAGTCCGGGCTGCGGCTGGATGTTCCAATCGGCCAGCTATCGGAGAAAGAGTGGGAGATGGTGATGGATGGGTTCGACGGCTACGTCGGGATCAACGGGTTTTTCAAGATGGTGGATGAGCAGACCTACAAGATGCACTATCGGGTCTTCCTTTCCCGCTACCGTGGCTACACCACCTGCCCAAAGTGCAAAGGGGCGCGGCTGCGGACCTCGGCAGCGCGGGTGTTCATCCACGGGAAATCCATCCCGAACCTGATTGCCATGACCATCCAGCAAGCCAACGATTGGTTTGCCAAGTTGGAGCTAACCCCGTACGAGCGGGACGTTGCCGACCGCCTTTTGTCGGAAATCCGGGGGCGGCTGAAACTGCTTGATGATGTTGGGCTGGGCTATCTGCGGCTGGACCGTTTAAGCCACACGCTGAGCGGTGGCGAGTCGCAGCGGATCAATCTGGCAACCTCCATCGGCTCGAAGTTGGTGGGGGCAATGTACGTGTTGGACGAACCTTCCATCGGGCTTCACAGTCGCGACACCGAGCGGTTGATCCGCATCATGCAATCGCTGCGGGATTTGGGGAACACCGTGATTGTGGTGGAGCACGACCCCGACATCATCCGCGCTGCCGATGTGGTTGTTGACATCGGTCCAAAAGCGGGGGAGCATGGGGGGAAGATCATGTTTCAGGGAAGCGTTCCGCAACTGCTGCAGGCCAAAGACTCCCTGACCGGGGCCTATCTTACCGGAGCCAAAAGCGTGGACCTGCCAAAGGAGCGGCGCAAGCCTGGCAAGGAACGGATTGCCCTGCGCGGCGCAAGCGAGCACAACCTGAAGAACGTGGACATCACCTTCCCGCTCCGGACCCTGACGGTGGTGACAGGCGTTTCCGGTTCGGGGAAATCAACGTTGGTTCATGAGCTGCTTTATCCCGCGCTGGCCCATCTGAAAGGGGAGACCGGCAAGATGCCGAAACGGCTGGCGGCGATTGAAGGGGATCAGTTCGTTGGTGGGGTGGAGATGGTGGACCAATCCCCGATTGGCCGCACGCCACGCTCGAACCCCGTCACCTACGTGAAGGCCTTCGATGCCATTCGCGAATTATACGCGCTGACCCCCGGGGCACGGCTGCACGGTTGGAAACCGGGATACTTCAGCTTCAACGTTCCGGGTGGGCGGTGCGAAACGTGCCAGGGGGAAGGGGTGGTGAAAGTGGAGATGCAGTTCCTTGCGGACCTGTACCTTACGTGCGATACCTGCAAAGGCCGCCGGTTCAACAAAGAAATCTTGAACGCAACGTGGCGCGGCAAAAGCATTGTTGACGTTTTGGAGATGACCGTGGACGAAGCGATTGAGCACTTCCGGGGGGAACGCCGCGTGACCGGGCGGCTGCAAGCACTGCATGATGTTGGGCTTGGCTACATCCGGCTGGGCCAACCGGCCACCACGCTTAGCGGCGGGGAAGCGCAGCGGGTGAAGCTGGCCGCCAACCTTGTTTCCCCCGCCCACGACCACACCTTGTTCATTTTGGACGAGCCAACAACCGGCCTCCATTTCGACGACATCGCCACGCTGCTCCGCTCCTTCAACGCGCTGATTGATGCCGGGCACTCGCTGATTGTGATCGAGCATAATTTGGACGTTATCCGGGCCGCCGATTGGGTGATTGACCTGGGGCCGGAAGCTGGGGAAGCCGGCGGGCAAGTGGTTGCCGAAGGAACCCCCGAGCAAGTGGCGCAATCCCAGAAATCACACACCGGGAAGTTCTTGCGTGGGGTGCTGGGCAAGTAA
- a CDS encoding acyl-CoA carboxylase subunit beta, with protein sequence MPDPTPAENPFERLSRMRAESRLGGGERRIRDQHKKGKLTARERLEALLDEGSFVEIDAFVQHRSRDFGLDEQKYLGDGVVTGTGTINGRTVCVFSQDFTVFGGSLSEAHAEKICKIMDLAMKIGAPVVGLNDSGGARIQEGVVSLGGYADIFLRNTLASGVVPQISAILGPCAGGAVYSPAITDFVVMVQGSSYMFVTGPNVVKTVTHEDVTQEELGGATTHATKSGVAHLAERTEVDALLAIRRMLGYMPQNNREQPPTVDLDDPADRRDFMLNAIIPDNPNKPYDIKEVINRVVDHRSFMEIHEGFADNIVVGFARLGGQSVGIVANQPAVLAGVLDIDASVKGARFVRFCDCFNIPLVVFEDVPGFLPGTDQEWRGIIRHGAKLLYAFCEATVPKMTVITRKAYGGAYDVMNSKHIRGDFNVAWPSAEIAVMGSKGAVEILFRKEIAESADPEAALAAKDAEYREKFAHPYLAAERGYIDDVIEPADTRPRLIHALRLLRNKQDTNPWRKHGNLPL encoded by the coding sequence ATGCCGGACCCCACACCCGCCGAAAATCCATTTGAACGGCTAAGCCGGATGCGTGCCGAGTCAAGGCTTGGCGGCGGAGAGCGGCGGATCCGGGACCAGCATAAAAAAGGGAAACTCACCGCCCGCGAACGCCTTGAGGCATTGCTGGATGAAGGGAGCTTTGTGGAAATTGATGCGTTTGTGCAGCACCGCTCGCGCGATTTTGGGTTGGACGAACAGAAGTATCTGGGCGATGGAGTCGTGACCGGAACCGGGACGATTAACGGGCGGACGGTCTGCGTCTTCTCGCAAGATTTCACGGTGTTCGGCGGGTCGTTGTCGGAAGCGCATGCCGAGAAGATCTGCAAGATCATGGACCTTGCCATGAAGATCGGCGCGCCGGTGGTGGGGCTGAACGACTCCGGCGGCGCACGAATCCAGGAAGGGGTGGTGTCGCTTGGGGGATATGCCGACATTTTTTTGCGGAACACGCTGGCTTCCGGGGTGGTCCCGCAGATCTCGGCAATCCTTGGCCCCTGCGCCGGCGGAGCGGTCTATTCCCCGGCCATTACTGACTTTGTGGTGATGGTGCAAGGCTCCAGCTACATGTTCGTTACCGGGCCGAACGTGGTGAAAACCGTCACCCACGAGGACGTAACGCAGGAGGAGCTTGGCGGGGCAACAACCCACGCAACCAAATCGGGCGTTGCGCACCTTGCCGAACGGACCGAGGTGGACGCGCTGCTGGCAATCCGGCGGATGCTTGGATACATGCCGCAGAACAACCGCGAACAACCGCCAACCGTTGACCTTGACGACCCCGCCGACCGCCGCGACTTCATGCTGAACGCCATCATCCCCGACAACCCGAACAAGCCGTACGACATCAAGGAAGTGATTAACCGCGTGGTGGACCACCGTTCCTTCATGGAAATCCACGAAGGGTTTGCCGACAACATCGTGGTTGGGTTTGCGCGATTGGGCGGGCAATCGGTGGGGATTGTGGCCAACCAACCGGCGGTGCTTGCGGGGGTGCTGGATATTGATGCTTCGGTGAAAGGGGCGCGGTTTGTCCGCTTCTGCGATTGCTTCAATATCCCGCTGGTGGTGTTCGAGGATGTCCCCGGATTCCTTCCCGGAACCGATCAAGAATGGCGGGGAATTATCCGCCACGGGGCAAAGCTCCTGTATGCTTTCTGCGAAGCCACCGTCCCGAAAATGACCGTCATCACCCGCAAAGCCTACGGCGGCGCGTACGACGTGATGAACAGCAAGCATATCCGTGGCGATTTCAACGTGGCATGGCCAAGCGCGGAGATTGCGGTGATGGGAAGCAAAGGGGCGGTGGAGATTTTGTTCCGAAAGGAGATTGCCGAATCCGCCGACCCGGAAGCCGCGCTGGCCGCCAAGGATGCCGAGTATCGGGAGAAGTTCGCCCACCCCTACCTTGCCGCCGAGCGTGGCTACATTGATGACGTGATCGAACCGGCCGACACCCGCCCGCGCCTGATCCACGCGCTGCGGTTGCTCCGGAACAAGCAGGACACCAACCCGTGGCGGAAGCATGGGAACCTGCCACTGTAG
- a CDS encoding YIP1 family protein has translation MAWLITSLIVIVVAAFIVNVLASSFGSVANQGRAFQLVIYSNTAGWVAGILSIIPVLGGFAAIAGGLYGIYLMYLGLPHTMKTPDDKRVIYVIIVLAVNFLVIFVLGGMILTTVLGILGLSVLSAASAVGQ, from the coding sequence TTGGCCTGGCTGATTACCTCCCTCATTGTCATCGTTGTTGCCGCGTTTATTGTGAACGTGCTTGCTTCGTCGTTCGGATCGGTTGCCAACCAGGGGCGCGCCTTCCAGTTGGTGATCTACTCGAATACAGCAGGATGGGTGGCTGGTATTCTGTCAATTATCCCAGTCCTGGGTGGGTTTGCAGCGATAGCTGGTGGACTTTATGGGATATACCTGATGTACCTCGGGCTTCCGCACACCATGAAAACCCCCGACGACAAGCGGGTGATCTATGTGATCATTGTGTTGGCGGTCAACTTCCTCGTTATTTTTGTACTGGGTGGCATGATTCTCACTACCGTACTGGGGATCCTTGGCCTTTCGGTACTATCGGCAGCGTCAGCGGTGGGGCAATAA
- the recR gene encoding recombination protein RecR yields MLHTSQSLESVIEHLSSLPTIGRKTAQRIALYLLKQPREEVVAMARALVDMKDKTAYCSICQNITEQDPCAICQSPKRDRNVICVVGEPSDVLAVEKTNDYHGLYHVLGGVIHPLDGVGPDDLKIKELLARIGSGEQEVILALNPNVEGEMTTLYLAKLLKPLGVKVTRIARGVPLGSALEFVDEATISRALEGRVEA; encoded by the coding sequence ATGCTTCACACTTCCCAATCGCTCGAGTCGGTGATCGAGCATTTAAGCAGCCTTCCCACCATTGGCCGGAAGACCGCGCAACGCATCGCCCTCTATCTGCTGAAACAACCCCGCGAAGAGGTGGTGGCAATGGCCCGCGCCCTTGTTGACATGAAGGACAAAACCGCCTACTGCTCCATCTGCCAAAACATCACCGAGCAGGACCCCTGCGCAATCTGCCAATCCCCAAAACGGGACCGGAACGTGATCTGCGTGGTTGGCGAACCAAGCGACGTTTTGGCGGTGGAGAAAACCAACGATTATCATGGCCTGTACCACGTGCTTGGCGGGGTGATCCACCCGCTGGATGGAGTTGGGCCGGACGATTTGAAAATCAAGGAACTGCTGGCACGGATTGGGAGCGGCGAACAGGAGGTGATCCTTGCGCTGAACCCCAATGTTGAAGGGGAGATGACCACGCTCTATCTGGCAAAACTCCTGAAGCCGCTTGGCGTGAAAGTCACCCGAATTGCTCGCGGAGTTCCGTTGGGGTCGGCATTGGAGTTTGTTGATGAAGCAACCATCTCGCGGGCGTTGGAGGGGCGTGTTGAAGCCTGA